From one Takifugu rubripes chromosome 14, fTakRub1.2, whole genome shotgun sequence genomic stretch:
- the LOC101063449 gene encoding catenin delta-1 isoform X3: MEQCESAAALLESVREQEVQFEQLTRALEEERRRVGLPATSPSALGRPLPHAQNGCFGDADIDRLKLADSYINGTQYRMVDPAHGALEESYTPDDDPQEVHSVFSEEGTARRSDIGIKKPISRTVLPSDALSIDAGLSMSGMGGYSATLDRPYRQPGVDYPTATVPRNYHYGPIGGYDDYRGGPPSEAYTSLSRGSHMDDRYRPVDGYRTLDSGYRAPSRQQIDPYAAQPQVMSRGMRVLGSALEMRYGQGLYGMEDDQRSVGYDDYGMGPPPIHPGGYGTMPRLGPGPAGMDRRRLRSCEDTLDGDMGGVDGYSWGVPMTMERGMGSMASLDGTLRKVAPTSWRQPELPEVIAMLNYRLDPVKTNAAAFLQHLTFKNDKVKSEVRRLKGIPSLVSLLDHPNKEVHHSACGALKNISYGRDQDNKIAIKNCDGVPALVRLLRKTHNQDLTDTITGTLWNLSSHDSVKMEIVDHALHAIVDEVIVPHSGWERGSNGGEESCKPRHLEWEVALTNSAGCLRNVSSERSEARRKLRECTGLVDSLMYVVQSQINRKDVDNKLVENCVCLLRNLSYQVHREIPGCERFVETVAINQGPPPANKGGCFGSRKGKDEWFSKGKKDGDDGTADQVDIPKRTTPAKGYELLFQPEVVRVYTSLLRESKNPSVLEAAAGAVQNLCAGRWTYGRYIRATVRLEKGLPMMAELLAHGNDRVVRAMSGALRNLAIDNRNCELLGLHAVPNLVANLPGGHNQSGRALSEETVVSVLSTLAEVLGNNLEAAKTLRASQGIERLVLINKDGKHSDREVRGAGQVLQLVWAHKELRRPLEKDGWKKTDFMVNLSSGTTNGPSTRANGTHEESTTPLLERGEKRDMIPLNDLGPEAYSTLDQRERRHTLDETTDTLPKN, translated from the exons ATGGAGCAGTGTGAGAGCGCAGCGGCTCTGCTGGAGTCAGTCAGGGAGCAGGAGGTGCAGTTTGAACAGCTGACCCGggcactggaggaggagaggaggagagtgggcCTCCCTGCCACGAGCCCCTCTGCCCTGGGTCGCCCTCTCCCTCACGCACAG AACGGTTGCTTCGGTGATGCAGACATAGATCGACTGAAACTAGCAGACTCGTACATAAACGGCACGCAG TACAGAATGGTGGACCCTGCACATGGCGCTCTCGAAGAGAGCTACACACCAGATGACGACCCCCAGGAAGTTCACTCGGTGTTTTCTGAGGAGGGAACAGCCCGGCGGTCTGACATCGGG ATCAAGAAACCAATTTCACGTACAGTTTTGCCCTCTGACGCTCTGTCGATTGACGCAGGGTTGTCAATGTCTGGTATGGGCGGCTACAGTGCCACACTGGACCGTCCTTACAGGCAGCCTGGAGTAGACTATCCCACAGCCACGGTGCCCAGGAACTACCACTATGGTCCAATAGGGGGTTATGACGACTACCGGGGAGGCCCACCATCCGAGGCATACACTAGTTTGAGCAGGGGCTCTCACATGGATGACCGTTACAG GCCAGTTGATGGTTACAGGACCCTAGATTCTGGTTACCGGGCCCCAAGCCGCCAACAGATTGACCCTTACGCAGCACAGCCCCAGGTCATGAGCAGGGGTATGAGGGTCCTGGGCTCAGCGTTGGAGATGCGGTATGGCCAAGGCCTTTACGGTATGGAGGATGACCAGCGCAGTGTGGGATATGATGACTATGGTATGGGGCCGCCGCCAATACATCCTGGAGGATATGGCACCATGCCACGTCTAGGACCTGGGCCCGCTGGGATGGATAGACGTCGGCTTCG GAGCTGTGAAGATACTCTGGATGGTGACATGGGAGGAGTTGATGGTTACTCTTGGGGCGTTCCGATGACGATGGAGAGGGGGATGGGGAGCATGGCTTCTTTGGACGGCACACTAAGGAAGGTTGCTCCCACTTCATGGAGACAGCCGGAGCTGCCAGAGGTCATCGCTATGCTTAACTACCGCTTGGACCCTGTCAAGACCAATGCAGCCGCTTTTCTCCAGCACCTCACATTCAAAAATGATAAG GTTAAGTCAGAAGTGCGTCGCCTGAAGGGCATCCCGTCCTTGGTGTCACTGCTGGACCACCCCAATAAGGAGGTGCACCACTCGGCTTGTGGGGCGCTGAAGAATATCTCTTACGGGCGTGACCAAGACAACAAAATTGCCATAAAAAACTGTGATGGGGTGCCAGCTCTAGTCAGGCTGCTGAGAAAAACCCACAATCAAGACCTTACAGACACTATAACAG GCACCTTGTGGAACCTTTCATCCCATGATTCTGTAAAGATGGAAATCGTGGACCACGCCTTACACGCCATAGTAGATGAAGTGATTGTTCCTCACTCTGGTTGGGAGCGAGGGAGCAATGGAGGGGAAGAAAGCTGCAAACCGCGCCATCTGGAATGGGAGGTTGCCTTGACCAACAGCGCTGGCTGCCTTAG GAATGTGAGTTCAGAACGCAGCGAGGCCAGGCGAAAGCTTCGGGAGTGCACGGGCCTGGTGGATTCACTCATGTACGTTGTCCAGTCACAGATCAACCGCAAAGACGTGGATAACAAG TTGGTGGAGAACTGCGTCTGTCTCCTGAGGAATCTGTCCTATCAGGTCCACCGCGAAATTCCAGGTTGTGAGCGCTTTGTGGAGACGGTGGCCATTAACCAGGGCCCGCCCCCGGCTAACAAAGGTGGTTGCTTTGGGTCTCGAAAAGGCAAAG ATGAGTGGTTTTCCAAAG GAAAAAAGGATGGCGATGATGGCACTGCCGACCAGGTTGACATTCCAAAGAGGACAACACCTGCCAAAG GTTATGAGCTGTTATTCCAGCCAGAGGTGGTCCGTGTTTACACATCACTGCTGAGAGAAAGCAAGAACCCCTCGgtgctggaggctgctgctggtgccgtCCAGAACCTGTGTGCCGGCAGATGGACT TATGGGCGATATATACGGGCCACGGTGCGCCTGGAAAAGGGTCTTCCCATGATGGCAGAGCTCTTGGCTCATGGCAATGACCGTGTAGTTCGAGCAATGTCTGGTGCCTTGAGAAACCTCGCCATCGACAACCGCAACTGCGAATTGCTTG GTTTACACGCAGTGCCTAACCTTGTAGCTAACTTGCCGGGGGGCCACAATCAGTCTGGCCGTGCTCTCTCAGAGGAGACAGTTGTGTCTGTACTGAGCACACTTGCTGAGGTATTGGGCAACAATCTAGAGGCGGCAAAGACCCTCAGAGCCTCACAGGGCATAGAGAGGCTGGTGCTCATCAATAAGGATGG CAAACACTCCGACCGGGAAGTGCGGGGTGCCGGCCAGGTGCTGCAGCTGGTCTGGGCCCACAAAGAACTGCGCCGACCTCTTGAGAAAGACGGTTGGAAAAAGACAGATTTCATGGTGAATCTCAGCTCGGGCACCACCAATGGGCCGAGTACCCGAGCGAATGGCACCCATGAGGAGAGCACCACACCACTGCTAGAGAGAG gagagaagagggacaTGATTCCACTAAATGACCTTGGCCCCG AGGCCTACTCTACACTGGaccagagggagaggagacatACTCTGGATGAAACCACAGACACTTTACCG AAAAACTGA
- the LOC101063449 gene encoding catenin delta-1 isoform X1 yields the protein MEQCESAAALLESVREQEVQFEQLTRALEEERRRVGLPATSPSALGRPLPHAQNGCFGDADIDRLKLADSYINGTQYRMVDPAHGALEESYTPDDDPQEVHSVFSEEGTARRSDIGIKKPISRTVLPSDALSIDAGLSMSGMGGYSATLDRPYRQPGVDYPTATVPRNYHYGPIGGYDDYRGGPPSEAYTSLSRGSHMDDRYRPVDGYRTLDSGYRAPSRQQIDPYAAQPQVMSRGMRVLGSALEMRYGQGLYGMEDDQRSVGYDDYGMGPPPIHPGGYGTMPRLGPGPAGMDRRRLRSCEDTLDGDMGGVDGYSWGVPMTMERGMGSMASLDGTLRKVAPTSWRQPELPEVIAMLNYRLDPVKTNAAAFLQHLTFKNDKVKSEVRRLKGIPSLVSLLDHPNKEVHHSACGALKNISYGRDQDNKIAIKNCDGVPALVRLLRKTHNQDLTDTITGTLWNLSSHDSVKMEIVDHALHAIVDEVIVPHSGWERGSNGGEESCKPRHLEWEVALTNSAGCLRNVSSERSEARRKLRECTGLVDSLMYVVQSQINRKDVDNKLVENCVCLLRNLSYQVHREIPGCERFVETVAINQGPPPANKGGCFGSRKGKDEWFSKGKKDGDDGTADQVDIPKRTTPAKGYELLFQPEVVRVYTSLLRESKNPSVLEAAAGAVQNLCAGRWTYGRYIRATVRLEKGLPMMAELLAHGNDRVVRAMSGALRNLAIDNRNCELLGLHAVPNLVANLPGGHNQSGRALSEETVVSVLSTLAEVLGNNLEAAKTLRASQGIERLVLINKDGKHSDREVRGAGQVLQLVWAHKELRRPLEKDGWKKTDFMVNLSSGTTNGPSTRANGTHEESTTPLLERGEKRDMIPLNDLGPEAYSTLDQRERRHTLDETTDTLPRGVYGGRKGSLPLLDSYDG from the exons ATGGAGCAGTGTGAGAGCGCAGCGGCTCTGCTGGAGTCAGTCAGGGAGCAGGAGGTGCAGTTTGAACAGCTGACCCGggcactggaggaggagaggaggagagtgggcCTCCCTGCCACGAGCCCCTCTGCCCTGGGTCGCCCTCTCCCTCACGCACAG AACGGTTGCTTCGGTGATGCAGACATAGATCGACTGAAACTAGCAGACTCGTACATAAACGGCACGCAG TACAGAATGGTGGACCCTGCACATGGCGCTCTCGAAGAGAGCTACACACCAGATGACGACCCCCAGGAAGTTCACTCGGTGTTTTCTGAGGAGGGAACAGCCCGGCGGTCTGACATCGGG ATCAAGAAACCAATTTCACGTACAGTTTTGCCCTCTGACGCTCTGTCGATTGACGCAGGGTTGTCAATGTCTGGTATGGGCGGCTACAGTGCCACACTGGACCGTCCTTACAGGCAGCCTGGAGTAGACTATCCCACAGCCACGGTGCCCAGGAACTACCACTATGGTCCAATAGGGGGTTATGACGACTACCGGGGAGGCCCACCATCCGAGGCATACACTAGTTTGAGCAGGGGCTCTCACATGGATGACCGTTACAG GCCAGTTGATGGTTACAGGACCCTAGATTCTGGTTACCGGGCCCCAAGCCGCCAACAGATTGACCCTTACGCAGCACAGCCCCAGGTCATGAGCAGGGGTATGAGGGTCCTGGGCTCAGCGTTGGAGATGCGGTATGGCCAAGGCCTTTACGGTATGGAGGATGACCAGCGCAGTGTGGGATATGATGACTATGGTATGGGGCCGCCGCCAATACATCCTGGAGGATATGGCACCATGCCACGTCTAGGACCTGGGCCCGCTGGGATGGATAGACGTCGGCTTCG GAGCTGTGAAGATACTCTGGATGGTGACATGGGAGGAGTTGATGGTTACTCTTGGGGCGTTCCGATGACGATGGAGAGGGGGATGGGGAGCATGGCTTCTTTGGACGGCACACTAAGGAAGGTTGCTCCCACTTCATGGAGACAGCCGGAGCTGCCAGAGGTCATCGCTATGCTTAACTACCGCTTGGACCCTGTCAAGACCAATGCAGCCGCTTTTCTCCAGCACCTCACATTCAAAAATGATAAG GTTAAGTCAGAAGTGCGTCGCCTGAAGGGCATCCCGTCCTTGGTGTCACTGCTGGACCACCCCAATAAGGAGGTGCACCACTCGGCTTGTGGGGCGCTGAAGAATATCTCTTACGGGCGTGACCAAGACAACAAAATTGCCATAAAAAACTGTGATGGGGTGCCAGCTCTAGTCAGGCTGCTGAGAAAAACCCACAATCAAGACCTTACAGACACTATAACAG GCACCTTGTGGAACCTTTCATCCCATGATTCTGTAAAGATGGAAATCGTGGACCACGCCTTACACGCCATAGTAGATGAAGTGATTGTTCCTCACTCTGGTTGGGAGCGAGGGAGCAATGGAGGGGAAGAAAGCTGCAAACCGCGCCATCTGGAATGGGAGGTTGCCTTGACCAACAGCGCTGGCTGCCTTAG GAATGTGAGTTCAGAACGCAGCGAGGCCAGGCGAAAGCTTCGGGAGTGCACGGGCCTGGTGGATTCACTCATGTACGTTGTCCAGTCACAGATCAACCGCAAAGACGTGGATAACAAG TTGGTGGAGAACTGCGTCTGTCTCCTGAGGAATCTGTCCTATCAGGTCCACCGCGAAATTCCAGGTTGTGAGCGCTTTGTGGAGACGGTGGCCATTAACCAGGGCCCGCCCCCGGCTAACAAAGGTGGTTGCTTTGGGTCTCGAAAAGGCAAAG ATGAGTGGTTTTCCAAAG GAAAAAAGGATGGCGATGATGGCACTGCCGACCAGGTTGACATTCCAAAGAGGACAACACCTGCCAAAG GTTATGAGCTGTTATTCCAGCCAGAGGTGGTCCGTGTTTACACATCACTGCTGAGAGAAAGCAAGAACCCCTCGgtgctggaggctgctgctggtgccgtCCAGAACCTGTGTGCCGGCAGATGGACT TATGGGCGATATATACGGGCCACGGTGCGCCTGGAAAAGGGTCTTCCCATGATGGCAGAGCTCTTGGCTCATGGCAATGACCGTGTAGTTCGAGCAATGTCTGGTGCCTTGAGAAACCTCGCCATCGACAACCGCAACTGCGAATTGCTTG GTTTACACGCAGTGCCTAACCTTGTAGCTAACTTGCCGGGGGGCCACAATCAGTCTGGCCGTGCTCTCTCAGAGGAGACAGTTGTGTCTGTACTGAGCACACTTGCTGAGGTATTGGGCAACAATCTAGAGGCGGCAAAGACCCTCAGAGCCTCACAGGGCATAGAGAGGCTGGTGCTCATCAATAAGGATGG CAAACACTCCGACCGGGAAGTGCGGGGTGCCGGCCAGGTGCTGCAGCTGGTCTGGGCCCACAAAGAACTGCGCCGACCTCTTGAGAAAGACGGTTGGAAAAAGACAGATTTCATGGTGAATCTCAGCTCGGGCACCACCAATGGGCCGAGTACCCGAGCGAATGGCACCCATGAGGAGAGCACCACACCACTGCTAGAGAGAG gagagaagagggacaTGATTCCACTAAATGACCTTGGCCCCG AGGCCTACTCTACACTGGaccagagggagaggagacatACTCTGGATGAAACCACAGACACTTTACCG CGAGGGGTGTATGGGGGCAGAAAGGGCTCCTTGCCCTTGTTGGACTCCTACGACGGttag
- the LOC101063449 gene encoding catenin delta-1 isoform X2, giving the protein MEQCESAAALLESVREQEVQFEQLTRALEEERRRVGLPATSPSALGRPLPHAQNGCFGDADIDRLKLADSYINGTQYRMVDPAHGALEESYTPDDDPQEVHSVFSEEGTARRSDIGIKKPISRTVLPSDALSIDAGLSMSGMGGYSATLDRPYRQPGVDYPTATVPRNYHYGPIGGYDDYRGGPPSEAYTSLSRGSHMDDRYRPVDGYRTLDSGYRAPSRQQIDPYAAQPQVMSRGMRVLGSALEMRYGQGLYGMEDDQRSVGYDDYGMGPPPIHPGGYGTMPRLGPGPAGMDRRRLRSCEDTLDGDMGGVDGYSWGVPMTMERGMGSMASLDGTLRKVAPTSWRQPELPEVIAMLNYRLDPVKTNAAAFLQHLTFKNDKVKSEVRRLKGIPSLVSLLDHPNKEVHHSACGALKNISYGRDQDNKIAIKNCDGVPALVRLLRKTHNQDLTDTITGTLWNLSSHDSVKMEIVDHALHAIVDEVIVPHSGWERGSNGGEESCKPRHLEWEVALTNSAGCLRNVSSERSEARRKLRECTGLVDSLMYVVQSQINRKDVDNKLVENCVCLLRNLSYQVHREIPGCERFVETVAINQGPPPANKGGCFGSRKGKGKKDGDDGTADQVDIPKRTTPAKGYELLFQPEVVRVYTSLLRESKNPSVLEAAAGAVQNLCAGRWTYGRYIRATVRLEKGLPMMAELLAHGNDRVVRAMSGALRNLAIDNRNCELLGLHAVPNLVANLPGGHNQSGRALSEETVVSVLSTLAEVLGNNLEAAKTLRASQGIERLVLINKDGKHSDREVRGAGQVLQLVWAHKELRRPLEKDGWKKTDFMVNLSSGTTNGPSTRANGTHEESTTPLLERGEKRDMIPLNDLGPEAYSTLDQRERRHTLDETTDTLPRGVYGGRKGSLPLLDSYDG; this is encoded by the exons ATGGAGCAGTGTGAGAGCGCAGCGGCTCTGCTGGAGTCAGTCAGGGAGCAGGAGGTGCAGTTTGAACAGCTGACCCGggcactggaggaggagaggaggagagtgggcCTCCCTGCCACGAGCCCCTCTGCCCTGGGTCGCCCTCTCCCTCACGCACAG AACGGTTGCTTCGGTGATGCAGACATAGATCGACTGAAACTAGCAGACTCGTACATAAACGGCACGCAG TACAGAATGGTGGACCCTGCACATGGCGCTCTCGAAGAGAGCTACACACCAGATGACGACCCCCAGGAAGTTCACTCGGTGTTTTCTGAGGAGGGAACAGCCCGGCGGTCTGACATCGGG ATCAAGAAACCAATTTCACGTACAGTTTTGCCCTCTGACGCTCTGTCGATTGACGCAGGGTTGTCAATGTCTGGTATGGGCGGCTACAGTGCCACACTGGACCGTCCTTACAGGCAGCCTGGAGTAGACTATCCCACAGCCACGGTGCCCAGGAACTACCACTATGGTCCAATAGGGGGTTATGACGACTACCGGGGAGGCCCACCATCCGAGGCATACACTAGTTTGAGCAGGGGCTCTCACATGGATGACCGTTACAG GCCAGTTGATGGTTACAGGACCCTAGATTCTGGTTACCGGGCCCCAAGCCGCCAACAGATTGACCCTTACGCAGCACAGCCCCAGGTCATGAGCAGGGGTATGAGGGTCCTGGGCTCAGCGTTGGAGATGCGGTATGGCCAAGGCCTTTACGGTATGGAGGATGACCAGCGCAGTGTGGGATATGATGACTATGGTATGGGGCCGCCGCCAATACATCCTGGAGGATATGGCACCATGCCACGTCTAGGACCTGGGCCCGCTGGGATGGATAGACGTCGGCTTCG GAGCTGTGAAGATACTCTGGATGGTGACATGGGAGGAGTTGATGGTTACTCTTGGGGCGTTCCGATGACGATGGAGAGGGGGATGGGGAGCATGGCTTCTTTGGACGGCACACTAAGGAAGGTTGCTCCCACTTCATGGAGACAGCCGGAGCTGCCAGAGGTCATCGCTATGCTTAACTACCGCTTGGACCCTGTCAAGACCAATGCAGCCGCTTTTCTCCAGCACCTCACATTCAAAAATGATAAG GTTAAGTCAGAAGTGCGTCGCCTGAAGGGCATCCCGTCCTTGGTGTCACTGCTGGACCACCCCAATAAGGAGGTGCACCACTCGGCTTGTGGGGCGCTGAAGAATATCTCTTACGGGCGTGACCAAGACAACAAAATTGCCATAAAAAACTGTGATGGGGTGCCAGCTCTAGTCAGGCTGCTGAGAAAAACCCACAATCAAGACCTTACAGACACTATAACAG GCACCTTGTGGAACCTTTCATCCCATGATTCTGTAAAGATGGAAATCGTGGACCACGCCTTACACGCCATAGTAGATGAAGTGATTGTTCCTCACTCTGGTTGGGAGCGAGGGAGCAATGGAGGGGAAGAAAGCTGCAAACCGCGCCATCTGGAATGGGAGGTTGCCTTGACCAACAGCGCTGGCTGCCTTAG GAATGTGAGTTCAGAACGCAGCGAGGCCAGGCGAAAGCTTCGGGAGTGCACGGGCCTGGTGGATTCACTCATGTACGTTGTCCAGTCACAGATCAACCGCAAAGACGTGGATAACAAG TTGGTGGAGAACTGCGTCTGTCTCCTGAGGAATCTGTCCTATCAGGTCCACCGCGAAATTCCAGGTTGTGAGCGCTTTGTGGAGACGGTGGCCATTAACCAGGGCCCGCCCCCGGCTAACAAAGGTGGTTGCTTTGGGTCTCGAAAAGGCAAAG GAAAAAAGGATGGCGATGATGGCACTGCCGACCAGGTTGACATTCCAAAGAGGACAACACCTGCCAAAG GTTATGAGCTGTTATTCCAGCCAGAGGTGGTCCGTGTTTACACATCACTGCTGAGAGAAAGCAAGAACCCCTCGgtgctggaggctgctgctggtgccgtCCAGAACCTGTGTGCCGGCAGATGGACT TATGGGCGATATATACGGGCCACGGTGCGCCTGGAAAAGGGTCTTCCCATGATGGCAGAGCTCTTGGCTCATGGCAATGACCGTGTAGTTCGAGCAATGTCTGGTGCCTTGAGAAACCTCGCCATCGACAACCGCAACTGCGAATTGCTTG GTTTACACGCAGTGCCTAACCTTGTAGCTAACTTGCCGGGGGGCCACAATCAGTCTGGCCGTGCTCTCTCAGAGGAGACAGTTGTGTCTGTACTGAGCACACTTGCTGAGGTATTGGGCAACAATCTAGAGGCGGCAAAGACCCTCAGAGCCTCACAGGGCATAGAGAGGCTGGTGCTCATCAATAAGGATGG CAAACACTCCGACCGGGAAGTGCGGGGTGCCGGCCAGGTGCTGCAGCTGGTCTGGGCCCACAAAGAACTGCGCCGACCTCTTGAGAAAGACGGTTGGAAAAAGACAGATTTCATGGTGAATCTCAGCTCGGGCACCACCAATGGGCCGAGTACCCGAGCGAATGGCACCCATGAGGAGAGCACCACACCACTGCTAGAGAGAG gagagaagagggacaTGATTCCACTAAATGACCTTGGCCCCG AGGCCTACTCTACACTGGaccagagggagaggagacatACTCTGGATGAAACCACAGACACTTTACCG CGAGGGGTGTATGGGGGCAGAAAGGGCTCCTTGCCCTTGTTGGACTCCTACGACGGttag
- the LOC101063449 gene encoding catenin delta-1 isoform X4, giving the protein MVDPAHGALEESYTPDDDPQEVHSVFSEEGTARRSDIGIKKPISRTVLPSDALSIDAGLSMSGMGGYSATLDRPYRQPGVDYPTATVPRNYHYGPIGGYDDYRGGPPSEAYTSLSRGSHMDDRYRPVDGYRTLDSGYRAPSRQQIDPYAAQPQVMSRGMRVLGSALEMRYGQGLYGMEDDQRSVGYDDYGMGPPPIHPGGYGTMPRLGPGPAGMDRRRLRSCEDTLDGDMGGVDGYSWGVPMTMERGMGSMASLDGTLRKVAPTSWRQPELPEVIAMLNYRLDPVKTNAAAFLQHLTFKNDKVKSEVRRLKGIPSLVSLLDHPNKEVHHSACGALKNISYGRDQDNKIAIKNCDGVPALVRLLRKTHNQDLTDTITGTLWNLSSHDSVKMEIVDHALHAIVDEVIVPHSGWERGSNGGEESCKPRHLEWEVALTNSAGCLRNVSSERSEARRKLRECTGLVDSLMYVVQSQINRKDVDNKLVENCVCLLRNLSYQVHREIPGCERFVETVAINQGPPPANKGGCFGSRKGKDEWFSKGKKDGDDGTADQVDIPKRTTPAKGYELLFQPEVVRVYTSLLRESKNPSVLEAAAGAVQNLCAGRWTYGRYIRATVRLEKGLPMMAELLAHGNDRVVRAMSGALRNLAIDNRNCELLGLHAVPNLVANLPGGHNQSGRALSEETVVSVLSTLAEVLGNNLEAAKTLRASQGIERLVLINKDGKHSDREVRGAGQVLQLVWAHKELRRPLEKDGWKKTDFMVNLSSGTTNGPSTRANGTHEESTTPLLERGEKRDMIPLNDLGPEAYSTLDQRERRHTLDETTDTLPRGVYGGRKGSLPLLDSYDG; this is encoded by the exons ATGGTGGACCCTGCACATGGCGCTCTCGAAGAGAGCTACACACCAGATGACGACCCCCAGGAAGTTCACTCGGTGTTTTCTGAGGAGGGAACAGCCCGGCGGTCTGACATCGGG ATCAAGAAACCAATTTCACGTACAGTTTTGCCCTCTGACGCTCTGTCGATTGACGCAGGGTTGTCAATGTCTGGTATGGGCGGCTACAGTGCCACACTGGACCGTCCTTACAGGCAGCCTGGAGTAGACTATCCCACAGCCACGGTGCCCAGGAACTACCACTATGGTCCAATAGGGGGTTATGACGACTACCGGGGAGGCCCACCATCCGAGGCATACACTAGTTTGAGCAGGGGCTCTCACATGGATGACCGTTACAG GCCAGTTGATGGTTACAGGACCCTAGATTCTGGTTACCGGGCCCCAAGCCGCCAACAGATTGACCCTTACGCAGCACAGCCCCAGGTCATGAGCAGGGGTATGAGGGTCCTGGGCTCAGCGTTGGAGATGCGGTATGGCCAAGGCCTTTACGGTATGGAGGATGACCAGCGCAGTGTGGGATATGATGACTATGGTATGGGGCCGCCGCCAATACATCCTGGAGGATATGGCACCATGCCACGTCTAGGACCTGGGCCCGCTGGGATGGATAGACGTCGGCTTCG GAGCTGTGAAGATACTCTGGATGGTGACATGGGAGGAGTTGATGGTTACTCTTGGGGCGTTCCGATGACGATGGAGAGGGGGATGGGGAGCATGGCTTCTTTGGACGGCACACTAAGGAAGGTTGCTCCCACTTCATGGAGACAGCCGGAGCTGCCAGAGGTCATCGCTATGCTTAACTACCGCTTGGACCCTGTCAAGACCAATGCAGCCGCTTTTCTCCAGCACCTCACATTCAAAAATGATAAG GTTAAGTCAGAAGTGCGTCGCCTGAAGGGCATCCCGTCCTTGGTGTCACTGCTGGACCACCCCAATAAGGAGGTGCACCACTCGGCTTGTGGGGCGCTGAAGAATATCTCTTACGGGCGTGACCAAGACAACAAAATTGCCATAAAAAACTGTGATGGGGTGCCAGCTCTAGTCAGGCTGCTGAGAAAAACCCACAATCAAGACCTTACAGACACTATAACAG GCACCTTGTGGAACCTTTCATCCCATGATTCTGTAAAGATGGAAATCGTGGACCACGCCTTACACGCCATAGTAGATGAAGTGATTGTTCCTCACTCTGGTTGGGAGCGAGGGAGCAATGGAGGGGAAGAAAGCTGCAAACCGCGCCATCTGGAATGGGAGGTTGCCTTGACCAACAGCGCTGGCTGCCTTAG GAATGTGAGTTCAGAACGCAGCGAGGCCAGGCGAAAGCTTCGGGAGTGCACGGGCCTGGTGGATTCACTCATGTACGTTGTCCAGTCACAGATCAACCGCAAAGACGTGGATAACAAG TTGGTGGAGAACTGCGTCTGTCTCCTGAGGAATCTGTCCTATCAGGTCCACCGCGAAATTCCAGGTTGTGAGCGCTTTGTGGAGACGGTGGCCATTAACCAGGGCCCGCCCCCGGCTAACAAAGGTGGTTGCTTTGGGTCTCGAAAAGGCAAAG ATGAGTGGTTTTCCAAAG GAAAAAAGGATGGCGATGATGGCACTGCCGACCAGGTTGACATTCCAAAGAGGACAACACCTGCCAAAG GTTATGAGCTGTTATTCCAGCCAGAGGTGGTCCGTGTTTACACATCACTGCTGAGAGAAAGCAAGAACCCCTCGgtgctggaggctgctgctggtgccgtCCAGAACCTGTGTGCCGGCAGATGGACT TATGGGCGATATATACGGGCCACGGTGCGCCTGGAAAAGGGTCTTCCCATGATGGCAGAGCTCTTGGCTCATGGCAATGACCGTGTAGTTCGAGCAATGTCTGGTGCCTTGAGAAACCTCGCCATCGACAACCGCAACTGCGAATTGCTTG GTTTACACGCAGTGCCTAACCTTGTAGCTAACTTGCCGGGGGGCCACAATCAGTCTGGCCGTGCTCTCTCAGAGGAGACAGTTGTGTCTGTACTGAGCACACTTGCTGAGGTATTGGGCAACAATCTAGAGGCGGCAAAGACCCTCAGAGCCTCACAGGGCATAGAGAGGCTGGTGCTCATCAATAAGGATGG CAAACACTCCGACCGGGAAGTGCGGGGTGCCGGCCAGGTGCTGCAGCTGGTCTGGGCCCACAAAGAACTGCGCCGACCTCTTGAGAAAGACGGTTGGAAAAAGACAGATTTCATGGTGAATCTCAGCTCGGGCACCACCAATGGGCCGAGTACCCGAGCGAATGGCACCCATGAGGAGAGCACCACACCACTGCTAGAGAGAG gagagaagagggacaTGATTCCACTAAATGACCTTGGCCCCG AGGCCTACTCTACACTGGaccagagggagaggagacatACTCTGGATGAAACCACAGACACTTTACCG CGAGGGGTGTATGGGGGCAGAAAGGGCTCCTTGCCCTTGTTGGACTCCTACGACGGttag